In the Advenella kashmirensis WT001 genome, one interval contains:
- a CDS encoding MarR family winged helix-turn-helix transcriptional regulator, translating to MKQPENIKELFSYRLNRLAFLSSTLAESINQDLFGLDKQSWRFIGLLAAFAPMSLKTLAKEANIDKSRASKAVASLSERGLIQRKNSDSDGRSIQLSLSEEGEKLYASAFPIALRRNNEILDVLTPQEKEQFDVIIAKLIFRTKILMDLHPGRKKGGTEAPDRKP from the coding sequence ATGAAGCAACCTGAAAACATTAAAGAACTGTTTTCGTATCGCCTGAACCGGTTGGCGTTTTTAAGCAGCACCCTGGCTGAATCCATCAACCAGGATCTGTTCGGCCTGGACAAGCAGAGCTGGCGCTTTATCGGCCTGCTGGCCGCCTTTGCGCCCATGTCATTGAAAACGCTGGCAAAGGAAGCAAACATTGACAAAAGCCGCGCCAGCAAAGCGGTGGCCAGTCTGTCAGAGCGCGGTCTGATCCAGCGTAAAAACAGCGACAGCGACGGTCGCAGTATCCAGCTGTCGCTTTCCGAAGAAGGGGAAAAACTCTATGCCAGTGCGTTTCCCATCGCCCTGCGCAGGAACAATGAAATCCTGGACGTGCTGACCCCGCAGGAAAAAGAACAGTTTGACGTGATTATCGCCAAGCTGATTTTTCGCACAAAAATTCTGATGGACCTGCACCCAGGTCGCAAAAAGGGTGGCACCGAAGCGCCTGACCGTAAGCCGTAA
- a CDS encoding NAD(P)H-dependent flavin oxidoreductase → MKTRITQMLNIEYPIIQAGMSWASSSAALPIAVSNAGGLGMIAAGPMYEQDFRKVLQAVRAGTDKPFAVNIPLYRPGAQAFLDMAYEFRVPVIFASQGGPKAHLARFREIGTRWVHVVSTLEHAGKAAAAGVDALAVVGAEAGGHPPANEVSSLVIVRKAARILRCRSWAAAVSPTAMALPLCLHWVQMPCNWGPAF, encoded by the coding sequence ATGAAAACCCGTATTACCCAAATGTTGAATATTGAATATCCGATTATCCAGGCCGGCATGAGCTGGGCTTCGTCCAGCGCGGCGTTGCCGATAGCGGTGTCCAATGCGGGCGGGTTGGGCATGATCGCTGCGGGACCGATGTATGAACAGGATTTTCGCAAGGTGCTGCAAGCGGTGCGCGCCGGCACCGATAAACCGTTTGCGGTCAATATTCCGCTGTACCGGCCCGGGGCGCAGGCGTTTCTGGACATGGCCTATGAGTTTCGGGTGCCGGTGATTTTTGCCTCGCAGGGCGGGCCCAAGGCCCATCTTGCCCGTTTTCGGGAGATTGGAACAAGATGGGTCCATGTCGTATCCACCCTGGAGCATGCCGGCAAGGCCGCTGCTGCGGGTGTTGACGCCCTGGCCGTTGTGGGCGCAGAGGCTGGCGGGCATCCGCCGGCCAATGAAGTGAGTTCGCTGGTTATTGTTCGCAAGGCAGCCCGGATTTTGCGCTGCCGATCGTGGGCGGCGGCGGTGTCGCCGACGGCTATGGCATTGCCGCTATGCTTGCACTGGGTGCAGATGCCGTGCAACTGGGGACCCGCTTTCTGA
- a CDS encoding NAD(P)H-dependent flavin oxidoreductase, translated as MLALGADAVQLGTRFLMTEEASVHDAYKSVALATGVDGTDLVGRKGLPVRMIRNDFAAHMRQIDLSACDKQEYEAEFRKSTLRQAALDGDVAWGKVELGQSAGLVDSIVPVSSLCSSWWLN; from the coding sequence ATGCTTGCACTGGGTGCAGATGCCGTGCAACTGGGGACCCGCTTTCTGATGACAGAGGAAGCCAGTGTCCATGATGCTTATAAGTCCGTGGCGCTGGCAACGGGTGTGGATGGCACCGACCTGGTCGGCCGCAAGGGGCTGCCGGTCCGAATGATTCGCAATGACTTTGCTGCACATATGCGGCAAATTGATCTCTCGGCATGCGACAAACAGGAATACGAAGCCGAATTTAGAAAAAGCACGCTCAGGCAGGCTGCACTGGATGGCGATGTGGCATGGGGCAAAGTGGAGCTTGGCCAATCGGCCGGGCTGGTCGACAGCATTGTGCCGGTAAGCAGCTTATGCAGCAGCTGGTGGCTGAACTGA
- a CDS encoding Bug family tripartite tricarboxylate transporter substrate binding protein, which translates to MVENKAGAGGNIGTSAFVREKPDGYSLLVATSSTNAANPHLYKRLGFDAQKDFAPIAFVANIPNVLEVPKDSRFATATDLLKFAKENPGQLNYGSAGVGSSQHLATSLLQHITGARFTHIPYKGSGPAVSDLLGKRLDFMIDTGSMAQVKGGNLTALAVASKKRIPFLPDVPTFEEVGVKDMVASAWYGIVAPKGTPADVVDTLNKAVNNALKDPQTRAQLEGMGAQVVEGDNTSSEFGAFIQSEITRYAELVKMSGAKPE; encoded by the coding sequence GTGGTGGAAAATAAGGCGGGCGCTGGCGGCAACATTGGTACAAGCGCCTTTGTGCGTGAGAAGCCGGATGGCTATTCGCTGCTGGTGGCGACCAGCTCGACCAATGCGGCCAACCCACATTTATACAAGCGGTTGGGTTTTGATGCGCAAAAGGATTTTGCGCCTATTGCATTTGTGGCCAATATTCCAAACGTGCTTGAAGTGCCCAAGGACTCGCGCTTTGCTACAGCGACTGATCTGCTCAAATTTGCCAAAGAGAACCCTGGGCAACTCAATTATGGTTCTGCCGGCGTGGGCTCATCCCAGCATCTGGCCACGTCATTGCTGCAACACATTACGGGCGCCCGCTTTACGCATATTCCCTACAAGGGCAGTGGCCCTGCGGTGAGCGATCTGCTGGGCAAGCGGCTTGATTTCATGATCGATACAGGCTCTATGGCGCAGGTTAAGGGCGGGAACCTGACGGCGCTCGCCGTGGCATCGAAAAAACGCATTCCCTTTTTGCCCGATGTGCCGACGTTTGAAGAAGTTGGCGTCAAGGATATGGTGGCTTCTGCCTGGTATGGCATTGTTGCTCCAAAGGGAACCCCTGCAGACGTTGTCGATACCTTGAATAAAGCGGTCAATAACGCGCTGAAGGATCCGCAAACCCGCGCTCAGCTCGAAGGCATGGGCGCGCAGGTTGTCGAAGGAGACAACACATCGTCCGAGTTCGGCGCATTCATTCAATCTGAAATAACGCGTTATGCTGAACTGGTGAAAATGTCAGGCGCCAAGCCAGAGTAA
- a CDS encoding CaiB/BaiF CoA transferase family protein, with protein sequence MDNKTPQLPLAGIRILDLTSAVVGPYATQTLADYGADVIKLEQQSGDIIRWISGHSPTPGMSGKFMHMNRNKRSLCLNLKTERGKAAFMKLAARSHIVIHNMRPDAMARLGISFGALSSVNPNLIYCNIVGFGSQGRYANRPAYDSILQGATALASLFAQNGNEPRYVPYVVVDRTAALMVANAIMVALYAQTRSPGPREIEVPMFESYATLVLSEHLYGESFDPPISPSGDKRLLDENARPVKTSDGYICVTTNTDAQVLALFDAMGRPQLKSDPRFNRALNRIDHIAEFFSLRAQEIAKHDTQYWLERLTQYDIPCMPCHTISSLLSDPHIADVGLVQKQQHPTQGTIRHLNVPVSMTGFSPTLRHHAPHIGEHTRQILTEAGFGQDDISTMLQAGEAYQSDPQDSAAGN encoded by the coding sequence ATGGATAACAAGACACCACAGTTGCCGCTGGCCGGCATACGTATCCTGGACCTGACCTCAGCCGTTGTTGGTCCTTACGCCACGCAGACACTGGCAGACTATGGGGCAGACGTCATCAAGCTGGAGCAGCAATCGGGCGACATCATCCGCTGGATCTCCGGTCATTCCCCCACTCCCGGCATGTCGGGCAAGTTCATGCACATGAACCGTAACAAGCGCAGCCTCTGCCTGAACCTGAAAACAGAACGGGGCAAGGCGGCGTTCATGAAGCTTGCAGCCCGTTCGCATATTGTGATCCATAATATGCGACCCGATGCCATGGCCCGCCTGGGCATTTCCTTCGGTGCGCTCAGCAGCGTCAATCCCAATCTGATTTATTGCAACATCGTGGGCTTTGGCAGCCAGGGGCGTTATGCCAATCGTCCTGCCTATGATTCTATTTTGCAGGGTGCGACGGCGCTGGCGTCCCTGTTTGCGCAAAATGGCAACGAGCCACGCTATGTGCCTTATGTTGTGGTAGACAGAACCGCTGCACTCATGGTGGCCAATGCCATTATGGTCGCGCTCTATGCTCAAACCCGCAGTCCCGGTCCACGGGAGATCGAAGTTCCTATGTTTGAAAGTTATGCCACGCTGGTGCTTAGCGAACATCTGTACGGCGAATCCTTTGATCCCCCGATCTCACCCAGCGGCGACAAGCGTTTGCTTGACGAAAACGCCCGCCCCGTCAAAACCAGCGACGGCTATATCTGTGTCACGACCAATACCGATGCCCAGGTACTGGCGCTGTTCGACGCCATGGGCAGACCACAGCTCAAGTCTGACCCGCGCTTTAACCGGGCCCTGAACAGAATTGATCACATTGCCGAGTTTTTTTCACTGCGTGCCCAGGAAATAGCCAAACACGATACGCAATACTGGCTGGAGCGGCTCACGCAGTACGACATCCCCTGCATGCCCTGCCATACCATTTCTTCCCTGTTATCCGATCCGCATATTGCAGATGTGGGCCTGGTTCAAAAGCAGCAGCATCCCACGCAGGGAACGATACGACATCTGAATGTGCCGGTCAGCATGACCGGTTTTTCGCCGACGCTGCGCCATCACGCCCCGCATATTGGCGAACACACAAGGCAGATTCTGACCGAGGCCGGCTTTGGCCAGGACGACATCTCGACCATGCTGCAGGCTGGCGAGGCTTACCAAAGCGATCCGCAAGACAGTGCCGCCGGCAATTGA